A stretch of the Theropithecus gelada isolate Dixy chromosome 7a, Tgel_1.0, whole genome shotgun sequence genome encodes the following:
- the CHRM5 gene encoding muscarinic acetylcholine receptor M5, with protein MEGDSYHNATTVNGTPVNHQPLERHRLWEVISIAAVTAVVSLITIVGNVLVMISFKVNSQLKTVNNYYLLSLACADLIIGIFSMNLYTTYILMGRWALGSLACDLWLALDYVASNASVMNLLVISFDRYFSITRPLTYRAKRTPKRAGVMIGLAWLISFILWAPAILCWQYLVGKRTVPLDECQIQFLSEPTITFGTAIAAFYIPVSVMTILYCRIYRETEKRTKDLADLQGSDSVTEAEKRKPAHRALFRSCLRCPRPTLAQRERKQTSWSSSRRSASTNGKPSQATDPSTNQAKAEQLTTCSSYPSSEDEDKPATDPVLQVVYKSRGKESPGEEFSAEDAEETFVKAQTEKHDSDTPNYFLSPAAAHRPKSQKCVAYKFRLVVKADGTQENNNGCHKVKIMPCSFPVAKEPSTKGLNPNPSHQMTKRKRMVLVKERKAAQTLSAILLAFIITWTPYNIMVLVSTFCDKCVPVTLWHLGYWLCYVNSTVNPICYALCNRTFRKTFKMLLLCRWKKKKVEEKLYWQGNSKLP; from the coding sequence ATGGAAGGGGACTCTTACCACAATGCAACCACCGTCAATGGCACCCCAGTAAATCACCAGCCTTTGGAACGCCACAGGTTGTGGGAAGTCATCAGCATTGCAGCGGTGACTGCTGTGGTAAGCCTGATCACTATTGTGGGCAATGTCTTGGTCATGATCTCCTTCAAAGTCAACAGCCAGCTCAAGACAGTTAACAACTATTACCTGCTCAGCTTAGCCTGTGCAGATCTCATCATTGGGATCTTCTCCATGAACCTCTACACCACCTACATCCTCATGGGACGCTGGGCTCTCGGGAGTCTGGCTTGTGACCTTTGGCTTGCACTGGACTACGTGGCCAGCAACGCTTCTGTCATGAACCTTCTGGTGATCAGTTTTGACCGTTACTTTTCCATCACAAGACCCTTGACGTATCGGGCCAAGCGTACTCCGAAAAGGGCTGGCGTCATGATTGGCTTGGCCTGGCTGATCTCCTTCATCCTCTGGGCCCCAGCAATCCTCTGCTGGCAGTACTTGGTTGGGAAGCGGACAGTTCCACTGGATGAGTGCCAGATCCAGTTTCTCTCAGAGCCCACCATCACTTTTGGCACTGCCATTGCTGCTTTCTACATCCCTGTTTCTGTCATGACCATCCTCTACTGTCGAATCTACCGGGAAACAGAGAAGCGAACCAAGGACCTGGCTGACCTCCAGGGTTCTGACTCTGTGACCGAAGCTGAGAAGAGAAAGCCAGCTCATAGGGCTCTGTTCAGATCTTGCTTGCGCTGTCCTCGACCCACCCTGGCCCAGAGGGAAAGGAAGCAGACCTCCTGGTCATCCTCCCGCAGGAGCGCCTCCACCAATGGGAAGCCATCCCAAGCCACTGACCCAAGCACCAACCAGGCCAAAGCTGAGCAGCTCACCACCTGTAGCAGTTACCCTTCCTCAGAGGATGAGGACAAGCCCGCCACTGACCCTGTCCTCCAAGTGGTCTACAAGAGTCGGGGTAAGGAAAGCCCAGGGGAAGAATTCAGTGCTGAAGACGCTGAGGAAACTTTTGTGAAAGCTCAAACTGAAAAACATGACTCTGACACCCCAAACTACTTTCTATCTCCAGCAGCTGCTCATAGACCCAAGAGTCAGAAATGTGTGGCCTATAAGTTCCGATTGGTGGTAAAAGCTGACGGGACCCAGGAGAACAACAACGGCTGTCACAAGGTGAAAATCATGCCCTGCTCCTTCCCAGTGGCCAAGGAGCCTTCAACGAAAGGCCTCAATCCTAACCCCAGCCATCAAATGACCAAACGAAAGAGAATGGTCCTAGTCAAAGAGAGGAAAGCAGCCCAGACACTGAGTGCCATTCTCCTGGCCTTCATCATCACATGGACCCCGTATAACATCATGGTCCTGGTTTCTACCTTCTGTGACAAGTGTGTCCCAGTCACCCTGTGGCACTTGGGCTACTGGTTGTGCTATGTCAATAGCACTGTCAACCCCATCTGCTATGCCCTCTGCAACAGAACCTTCAGGAAGACCTTTAAGATGCTGCTTCTCTGccgatggaaaaagaaaaaagtggaagaGAAGTTGTACTGGCAGGGGAACAGCAAGCTACCCTGA